In a genomic window of Colius striatus isolate bColStr4 chromosome 2, bColStr4.1.hap1, whole genome shotgun sequence:
- the EXO1 gene encoding exonuclease 1 has product MGIQGLLQFIKEAAEPAHVKKYKGQAVAVDTYCWLHKGAYACAEKLARGEPTDFYVAFCMKLVDMLLSFGIKPILVFDGCTLPSKKEVEKARREKRQANLLKGKQLLQEGRLSEARECFGRSVNITHVMAHEVIKAARARGVDCIVAPYEADAQLAYLNKTAMVQAIITEDSDLLAFGCKKVFLKIDKFGNGLEIDQARLGNCKQLGNVFTEEKFRYMCILSGCDYLPSIHGIGLAKACKLLKLANNPDIIKVIKKMGQYLKMNITVSEEYIQGFTRANNTFLYQLVFDPVSRKLVPLNAYEDDIDPETLIYAGRHFGDGTAFQIAIGNIDIDTMEQIDNYNPDTAQPGQKRSCGWNDRPDNHVNSIWSRDYKPIPNADTVPPKMHLLEKPTTKGMEKIINVKGLKLPSKELLAKRPRSDLEEISDGDLLNQYAFSKAKKIKKESGHDGQAQKSVSAIQSLDSSGNSNTEEISKSLPKVRNKFASFLQRKNKENDAVIVPGTRSRFFCKDAILFDAGSKKDDDDLTQGAEWDCQKKEVYHVAEEVSQFSETEKSTRTPFTPPGETPKNCFRWFSSLINGSGNPGPSRTVFSQQFHQQGNNCMISQEDQINGVQIESGTVCSELEEESTPLTELEQSSQSQRSCEPSECSSESSEILQESDSNAKLATLFSPFQTDRKNMIIKTKVPGLHKRSSIGSRIVTKLKPLIPAKVSGLSKKLSPVQKRNRCDAENKLGLQDAISELRKNFQFKREYERLPSCKKSDPLSPIKDNLQLTPETEEEIFNHLERSHVQRAIFQ; this is encoded by the exons TTATGTAGCTTTTTGTATGAAGCTTGTTGATATGCTCCTCTCATTTGGAATTAAACCAATTTTGGTATTTGATGGATGCACCCTACCTTCTAAGAAGGAAGTTGAAAAGGCCCGACGAGA GAAGCGTCAAGCCAATCTCCTGAAGGGAAAGCAATTGTTGCAGGAAGGGAGACTGTCAGAAGCTAGAGAATGTTTTGGACGCAGTGTAAATATCACTCATGTTATGGCTCATGAAGTTATTAAA GCAGCAAGAGCCCGGGGAGTTGATTGTATTGTTGCTCCTTATGAAGCTGATGCTCAGTTGGCTTATCTTAATAAGACTGCCATGGTTCAAGCAATAATTACAGAAGACTCTGATCTTTTAGCTTTTGGATGTAAAAAG GTGTTTCTGAAAATCGACAAGTTTGGAAATGGACTAGAGATAGATCAAGCTCGACTAGGAAACTGCAAGCAGCTTGGAAATGTGTTTACAGAAGAGAAATTCCGCTACATGTGTATTCTTTCTGGTTGTGACTACCTCCCGTCAATCCATGGAATTGGGCTAGCCAAAGCCTGCAAGCTGCTAAAATTAGCCAACAATCCAGATATTATAAAG GTTATTAAGAAAATGGGGCAATATTTGAAGATGAATATAACAGTATCAGAAGAATACATACAGGGTTTTACTCGTGCCAATAATACATTCCTTTATCAATTGGTTTTTGATCCTGTCAGCAGAAAATTAGTTCCTCTGAATGCATATGAGGATGATATTGATCCAGAAACACTAATTTATGCAGGACG ACACTTTGGTGATGGTACTGCTTTTCAAATTGCCATTGGCAACATTGATATCGACACAATGGAACAAATTGATAATTATAACCCTGACACTGCACAG CCTGGGCAGAAGAGAAGTTGTGGCTGGAACGACAGACCTGATAATCATGTAAATAGCATTTGGAGCAGAGACTACAAGCCCATCCCTAATGCAGATACTGTTCCTCCTAAAATGCATTTACTAGAGAAACCGACAACCAAAGGCATGGAGAAGATAATTAATGTTAAAGGGCTAAAACTTCCAAGCAAAGAACTGTTGGCAAAACGGCCAAGGAGTG ATTTAGAAGAAATCTCTGATGGAGATCTGTTGAATCAAtatgcattttcaaaagcaaaaaaaatcaagaaggaAAGTGGTCATGATGGTCAAGCACAAAAGAGCGTCTCAGCAATACAAAGCCTTGATTCTTCAGGAAATTCCAACACTGAGGAAATCTCTAAATCCCTGCCTAAAGTTAGGAATAAATTTGCTTCTTTtctacaaaggaaaaataaagagaatgaTGCTGTAATTGTTCCAGGAACAAGAAGCAG gTTTTTCTGCAAAGATGCAATTCTCTTTGATGCTGGCTCAAAGAAAGATGATGATGATCTGACTCAAGGTGCTGAGTGGGATTGCCAGAAAAAGGAAGTATATCATGTAGCAGAAGAAGTTTCTCagttttcagaaactgaaaaatcaacGAGGACTCCCTTTACACCTCCTGGAGAAACACCAAAAAATTGCTTTCGGTGGTTTAGCAGCCTCATCAATGGTTCAGGAAATCCTGGTCCATCTCGTACTGTATTTTCACAACAGTTTCACCAGCAGGGAAACAACTGCATGATATCCCAGGAAGATCAGATTAATGGGGTACAAATAGAGAGTGGGACGGTGTGCAGTGAATTGGAGGAAGAATCCACCCCCTTAACAGAACTGGAACAGTCATCACAGTCTCAAAGGTCTTGTGAGCCGTCAGAATGCAGTTCGGAGTCTTCAGAAATACTGCAA GAATCTGACTCCAATGCAAAATTGGCTACactgttttctccctttcaaaCTGACAGAAAAAATATGATCATAAAGACCAAG GTTCCTGGTTTACACAAACGCAGTTCTATAGGCTCACGCATTGTAACAAAGCTTAAGCCATTGATACCAGCTAAGGTAAGCGGATTAAGCAAGAAATTGTCACCTGTGCAGAAGAGAAATCGCTGTGATGCTGAAAATAAGCTGGGACTGCAAGATGCCATTAGTGAACTCCGGAAAAACTTCCAATTTAAAAG AGAGTATGAAAGACTTCCTTCTTGCAAAAAGTCAGATCCATTGTCTCCAATCAAAGATAATTTACAGCTCACTCctgaaacagaagaagaaatcttCAATCATCTGGAACGTAGTCATGTTCAAAGAGCTATATTCCAGTGA